In Chitinophaga nivalis, a single genomic region encodes these proteins:
- a CDS encoding GumC family protein, with the protein MPEYIFTKNATHLNGNGMHDHKPETVTVGGTTTPNYILDRFISNWYLFLIFVIAGVFTAWLYLRYTTPVYKVNAKILVKDDQKGGDIPGQEILQQLEVFSNKSSVDNEVEILKSRTLMEKVVRNLQLYTTIFVEGRIKETEQFGNLPFAVQWIYLKDSLNRATYTFEPAGTEQFRVSGAKVSKTAAWNDTVSLPEGLVKFTKTGLPFSKPAYLIKIAAVDETVANYQKLVDVRIPNKQVSTIDLSLSAKIPEKGEQVLNDLLDTYLRASVEDRNRIADSTIAFIDNRLVIVTQELSGVEKNIQQFKQQNELADLESQSKLLIEGTGDSKKRLMEQQVQLNVVQSLEEYIRDAENSKRVVPSSLLVQDPTFVGLVQKYNTLQLERERLLLSSTLSNPVVVNLDQQLAGIRNDLVSNLASLKRGVQIGISELQRNASSLNQKIREVPGKERVFLDISRQQAIKQELYLFLLKKREESAISKSSNLAIARIIDAGKSDAKPFSPKRSLILLLGLILGIAFPASWLYLRELLSKRVLNKFDITNNNPVPVLGEIGHSADNLLITQTDARNVVAEQFRALRTNLQFVLSDSGSKVIITTSSMSGEGKSFVATNLAAILALSGKKVVLMELDLRKPKISDKLGLANHEGFSTYAIGKTSIDALIKPSGIHENCWLISSGPIPPNPTELFLLERTATLFHELNSRFDYIIIDTAPIGLVTDAQVLARFADATLYLVRQGVTFKQQLQLPKELYLQRKLPKMNIVINDVNTKGGYGYGYGYGYGYGYNEPKRKSVLPGLKKRALTRQ; encoded by the coding sequence AAAGGATGATCAGAAAGGGGGCGATATTCCCGGTCAGGAAATACTGCAGCAACTGGAAGTGTTTTCCAATAAGAGCAGTGTAGACAATGAAGTGGAAATACTAAAGTCCCGCACCTTAATGGAAAAAGTGGTGCGTAACCTGCAACTGTATACCACCATTTTTGTGGAAGGACGCATCAAGGAAACCGAACAATTCGGTAACCTGCCTTTTGCTGTACAATGGATCTACCTGAAAGATTCCCTCAACAGGGCAACATATACCTTTGAACCTGCCGGCACGGAACAATTCCGGGTTTCCGGCGCCAAGGTGTCTAAAACCGCTGCCTGGAATGATACGGTAAGCCTGCCGGAAGGCCTCGTGAAATTTACAAAAACAGGACTGCCTTTCAGCAAACCAGCCTATCTCATCAAAATTGCCGCCGTAGATGAAACCGTGGCCAACTACCAGAAACTGGTGGATGTACGCATTCCGAACAAACAGGTAAGTACCATCGATCTCAGCTTGTCGGCCAAAATACCAGAGAAAGGAGAACAGGTGCTCAACGACCTGCTGGATACCTACCTGCGTGCCAGCGTAGAAGACCGCAACCGTATTGCCGACAGCACCATCGCCTTCATCGATAACCGCCTCGTGATCGTTACGCAGGAATTATCCGGCGTGGAAAAAAATATCCAGCAGTTCAAACAACAGAATGAACTGGCTGATCTGGAATCACAGTCTAAACTGCTGATTGAAGGTACCGGCGATTCCAAAAAACGACTGATGGAGCAACAGGTACAACTGAATGTGGTACAGTCGCTCGAAGAATATATCCGCGATGCGGAAAACAGCAAACGGGTAGTGCCTTCCTCGCTGCTGGTGCAAGACCCTACGTTCGTTGGGCTGGTGCAGAAATATAATACCCTGCAACTGGAACGGGAACGCCTGCTGTTATCCAGCACCCTGAGCAATCCGGTGGTCGTAAACCTGGATCAGCAACTGGCTGGTATCCGCAATGACCTGGTCAGCAACCTGGCTTCTCTCAAAAGAGGCGTACAGATCGGCATCAGTGAGCTGCAACGTAATGCCAGCTCCCTCAATCAGAAGATCAGGGAAGTACCCGGCAAGGAAAGGGTATTCCTGGATATCTCGCGCCAGCAGGCCATCAAACAGGAACTGTACCTGTTTCTGCTGAAAAAGCGGGAAGAATCTGCCATCAGCAAATCGTCCAATCTGGCGATTGCCCGCATCATTGATGCCGGTAAAAGCGATGCGAAACCCTTTTCTCCGAAACGTTCCCTCATCCTGTTACTGGGCCTGATACTGGGCATTGCTTTCCCGGCTTCCTGGCTGTACCTGCGGGAACTGCTGAGCAAACGCGTACTGAACAAGTTTGACATCACCAATAATAATCCGGTACCCGTACTGGGAGAAATCGGCCATAGTGCAGATAACCTCCTCATCACCCAAACGGATGCACGTAATGTAGTAGCGGAACAGTTCCGGGCACTGAGAACCAATTTGCAGTTTGTGCTGTCCGATAGCGGCAGTAAGGTGATTATCACCACTTCCAGCATGAGTGGGGAAGGAAAGTCTTTCGTAGCTACCAACCTGGCAGCTATCCTGGCGTTGTCCGGCAAAAAGGTAGTACTGATGGAGCTGGATCTGAGAAAGCCTAAGATCTCTGATAAACTGGGGCTTGCCAACCACGAAGGGTTTAGCACCTACGCCATCGGCAAAACCTCCATCGACGCACTGATCAAACCTTCCGGCATACACGAAAACTGCTGGCTGATCAGCTCCGGACCTATACCGCCGAATCCGACCGAACTGTTTTTACTCGAACGCACAGCCACCCTGTTCCATGAACTGAACAGCCGTTTCGATTATATCATTATTGATACGGCGCCTATCGGACTGGTAACAGATGCCCAGGTGCTGGCCCGTTTTGCGGATGCAACCCTGTACCTCGTACGTCAGGGCGTTACGTTCAAACAACAGCTGCAGCTGCCGAAAGAACTGTACCTGCAGCGGAAACTGCCTAAAATGAACATCGTAATCAATGATGTGAATACCAAAGGCGGTTATGGTTACGGCTACGGATATGGCTATGGTTACGGTTATAATGAACCCAAACGCAAAAGTGTATTACCCGGCCTGAAAAAAAGAGCGCTTACCCGTCAATAA
- a CDS encoding nucleotide sugar dehydrogenase, whose product MTKISTSVENIHIAVIGLGYVGLPLAVEFGKKYDVLGFDINKERVKELAGGTDRTKEASLEDLAHVIKLKAENKSGKGLGFSHQTEDLKKYNVFIVTVPTPIDTFKAPDLRPLLKASEMLGGVLKKGDIVIYESTVYPGCTEEDCVPVLEKSSGLRFNKDFFVGYSPERINPGDKVNTLTKIRKVTSGSTPEIADKVDALYGSIIEAGTHKAPSLKVAEASKAIENAQRDVNISFVNELALIFDRIGIDTQDVIEAAGTKWNFLKYKPGLVGGHCIGVDPYYLAHKAESLGYHPQVILSGRRVNDHIGHFVANKVVKLMIAKDHKIKGSRTLIMGITFKENCPDVRNTRVVDIYHELTQFGLEVDIYDPWADPHEVKEEYGVDIINSLDKGGVYDAIVVAVAHNEFLNFDYQKYKRNNGVIFDTKACLDRNLVDGRL is encoded by the coding sequence ATGACTAAAATCAGTACCAGCGTAGAGAATATCCATATTGCAGTTATCGGATTGGGTTATGTAGGCCTGCCACTGGCCGTAGAGTTTGGAAAAAAATATGACGTACTCGGATTTGATATCAACAAAGAACGGGTAAAAGAACTGGCAGGAGGAACAGACCGTACAAAAGAAGCCAGCCTGGAAGATCTGGCCCATGTCATCAAGCTGAAAGCAGAAAATAAATCAGGTAAAGGACTGGGTTTTTCTCATCAGACAGAAGACCTGAAAAAATATAATGTATTCATCGTAACCGTACCTACCCCCATTGATACGTTCAAGGCGCCGGACCTGCGTCCGTTGCTGAAAGCATCCGAGATGCTGGGTGGCGTACTGAAAAAAGGAGATATCGTGATCTACGAATCTACGGTATATCCGGGTTGTACGGAAGAAGACTGTGTACCGGTATTGGAAAAATCATCCGGACTGCGGTTTAACAAAGACTTTTTTGTGGGCTATTCTCCGGAACGTATCAACCCCGGTGATAAAGTAAATACCCTGACTAAAATCCGGAAAGTAACCAGTGGTTCTACGCCGGAGATAGCTGATAAAGTGGATGCGTTGTATGGTTCCATTATTGAAGCAGGTACGCACAAAGCGCCCAGCCTGAAAGTAGCGGAAGCTTCCAAGGCCATTGAAAATGCCCAGCGGGATGTGAACATTTCATTTGTAAATGAACTGGCACTGATTTTTGACCGCATCGGTATTGATACGCAGGATGTCATTGAAGCTGCAGGCACAAAATGGAACTTTCTGAAATACAAACCAGGATTGGTAGGTGGTCACTGCATCGGTGTAGACCCTTACTACCTGGCACACAAAGCAGAGTCGCTGGGATATCATCCGCAGGTAATCTTATCCGGCCGTCGGGTCAATGATCATATCGGTCATTTTGTGGCCAATAAGGTGGTAAAACTGATGATTGCGAAAGACCACAAAATCAAAGGTTCCCGTACCCTCATCATGGGCATCACCTTCAAGGAAAACTGTCCGGATGTACGTAATACCCGGGTGGTCGATATCTACCATGAGCTGACCCAGTTTGGGCTGGAAGTAGATATCTATGATCCATGGGCAGATCCGCACGAAGTGAAAGAAGAGTATGGCGTGGATATCATCAACAGCCTCGATAAAGGCGGGGTGTATGATGCCATTGTCGTGGCCGTGGCGCACAATGAGTTCCTGAATTTTGATTACCAGAAATATAAGCGTAACAACGGTGTCATCTTCGATACAAAAGCATGCCTCGACCGGAACCTGGTAGATGGCAGGTTATAG